TATTAACAtaatctaaattattctcacttactgcctatttatagacatcgtataatctgaaaggattttctatattgaTGTTacgttgtggaacatttcttttagttgaaacatttacaggcagtccccggttatcggcgggggttccgttctgagggtgtgatgataactgaaaatcgccgctaaccgaaaatctgtgattttagatttttggggcttatcggctCCAAAAAGCGTCGATTTTTGGTTAtgggcacctctgttaggtatgtatcagcgccaatacccagttatcggtgccgataagcagaaattggtgatttttggtgccaaaaattgccgattttcattgctAAACAAGCGgcgtaaaaccagattgccattAACCAAGCCCGCTGTTAgctgggaactgcctgtaattagaatttaaaacaattttcgcttTATGAAACTAGGTAGCACTCAACAAGCCGGGTTCCAGCTTTTACAAACAAGTTATcatttccaaaagtttaaaactaaaacttttaactgaactaaatattaagcacttatcttgcAATTTTTGAggtttccatgatcctcgataatgaaatcagaggaaaaaaaaaaaagttgaattttttcgaAATTCAGAGCGCTGATAACAATGTGAACCGTTCGCTATATATAGACCAAAGAGagttaatggctccttggtctttaatggcctggttgtaaacaagagggcggacaCACATGCACAATAGTCAcgtctctttcttgcaggttcttttgacgttggaaaaactgggttcagcttggctgaagaaaagggaaagtgccctcttatctttgagtccattatatactccatcaagtGTTATAATGTTactcattacgacacaatacctggccaaaaagaccaactagaagagaattctttgatattggtttggtcaccatggagttCTGGTAGACCATGCAAGGTAattccttgaggacgaaacaagcaactacgctatcaaaaGTACATTGAAAAATTACACCATTATGAGTTTAATGGATGGAAAACAAGATTCAAAAGTATACCATGCTCAGAAAAACACCATCTGTACATGACAGTGAAAATGTCACCAGTTCTTATGTAGGAAATATTTAAACTGTCCAGAATAACTGGAAGAGTTCACACTCATAACAACCATAACGTTTCTATAACTGAGGAAGCACATATAATGCTTACCATACTGTTACACACCTCTTCCAGCTGATCACAACCTCTATACTGGTGTTCACTATCTCtgagatatatttttcaaagatgaaaTTATGTCTTTGCACTGACTCTAAGTAATCAGTGATTCTACTTAAGGAACCAATTACATGATAGAGAACCCTGGCCCTCTAAAATGAGCTACTGTATCTTGACAGCATTTTGATGACATTAAAAATTTCACCCCATTTTCGGTCACCATACAAGTTGGCAACCATGTAGTCTGCTCTTGCATTTTGCGCATGGCTAGCCAACTTTTCACCTGTACCTACTTTCAAATGTTTTTGGTTAACTATATCTAGGAGTTAATGTGCCACTGACATCTCCTCAAGCTCTAACTAAGACTTTCATCCCTATACCAGACAAATAAAACTAGTGTGGAGACAGCCTTAAAAATTACATAAGCTCTCACATTATTCCAAATGAGCAAGGTACATCTTTTTGCCTTACTCTCAACCAGATTTTAACACTCATGGGAGAACTGAAATTATCTATGTTCATGTTTGAGTGGTGTGaactttaattttacataaatacacaaaaagtaTTGGTTGATTGGTATTAATTTTGGTTTGGTAACAATATGCTCTTGCATACCTAATATGTTCTTGTGTTACATAGCCTTTACAAACTACACAGCTGGGTTTCATTGAAGCCACCATTAAAAGCCTCATCAGCAATAACTTCAACATGAACAATCTTACAAGTACTCAGACATGGAGTTTAATCTAAAAACTGCATTGAGGGCACTGAACTGCTAAAACAGGGGGTCTATACTTCATTTAAAATAACAATGCTCTTTTCacagtaagtaaatatatatattttacaacaatacagaaagagaaaaactcaaaAGAGAAACTTAGTTTGTATAGGAAAATTTACTGGATAATAACTAAATATTGTGATCTGGTTCATACTTTGGAAAACAGTGCATTGTAAATtccatttattcacttattcaaacaagaaaacagcatttgttaatcaatgaaaaatgaatttgtatGAGGTAGCATGTTGCTCCAAGGCTAGCACATAACCATAAACTATAAATGGAAATACTGTACACAGTTACCACCAATAAACATTAAGCCAAACATGAACCACAAAAAAAGCAGtgctctaaaaaataaaaaccagagaggaaacagagaaataatgGGTTAACAGAAGAGCTGGAAATTTATCCAAGCAATAATTCTGACCATAATGATTTCACCCTCAAGGTTACCTAGATCTTACACCTCATAAGGATCCACATCAAATTCTGCTTATAGCATACAAAATATAACATCTTTCTTATTGGTGCAGTCTGTCTCAGAACTTtggaaataatgtatttctatCAAGAGGGCTTGACAGAGCTTATGGAATGCTGCCAGAGACTACTGTTTATATGTGACCTATAACCTGAATCTTCTACAATTAACCAACTTAAAAATCTATGTTAGTCATTTTTCAACAAGGTGTATTTTAactatttacttttctgtaactATTAGTATGAGTACAAAATATCTgtcatgcatttttaaaatatggcAGTTCAGAAtgctcaaatataagaaatcacaagTTTTGGCTGGTGCAGGTCAAGGATATTTAGTACTTGTACAGTACAGCGCTCTATTACATAATAGTCAAAAACTCTCTTATGCCTATTTTCTTACTATGAACCACAAAACTGGTAACACCAGAATCACTTTAGTACAGTATTCCGTTTTACTTATTTGTTGGAGTgacattttacaattttctgttattccttCAGTAGAGGCACAGATTTTGCtataaaaaatcttcattttgtctttttttcttcagattttttatattttcttcaacaaaatgaGATTATAGCTTTCACAAGGATCACTGCTGCTAGCGTGGGGCATGCAAACATCATGAAATCTGATATTTACTTAGAAAGCATCTCTGGGATATGAATTAACACTGCAAGTTCCCAACTTCATAACCTCTCATCAGCAATCTAGCTGCTTTGGTTATTTCAAGAACTGGCCATGGCTACCAGGAAATGTTACTGTTTTGAGTGTTTTTTCCTGAACTCTGATGTATATATGACAAACATATATTAACATTATTCACTTTTCTAGCCCACCCTTGTATTAAGCAACTGATAAATCCAGTTACCTTGTAAAATGACCAACAGTGATGAAGTACCTTCTAAAATTGGCTAAATCCCAAACTAAAGGCATGAAAAACATCAATGTACATGATCAAATTATAGTATAATACTCCAAAGCATGCAATTTCTGGCCACACTGAGAAAAACAAATGGTTTTTGCTTTTTATGATAAATCTCACAGTCAGACTTTTTAccaattccaaaaaaaaaaaaatatacagtagtattaaaattgtcatttgGTAAATTTGGTCAAGTTTATGAGTCTCACACTTCCTGATGGAACTCGCTCTGTAACTAGAACTGCTTATAAACatttaaagttaaatgaaaaagatcacaatgagcaatagaaaataaatctatGGAAAATCAGATCTTGATAGCTAAAGCCAAGGAAACAAGATTTGGTTTAATCTCGAACaaggaaaaaacatgaaaaagactaCAATGATGCTTAACAAAGAGTGATAAAAGCCCCTTATGTAATCAGTACCCACTAAAACAAAAGATTCtaccatataaatatttttaactaaatcatccatattcAACAAACAATAGTAATCTGTTATGAGGAATTTAAAGCTATGCAAAATGCAGCCAGCAAGCTTGAAAAAGCACAAACTCAGTATGATTCTCTTAGATACCATAGAATCAATACAATTATTGGCTTTCCTtactaaatagaaataataaagaatctgATTATCCAATATGGATAAGATAATGGTTTTTCTTTGTGTAACATCACTTACTACATACTAATTCTGATATATCATCAAAACTGCATTtatagaaaagttaaaataatttttcatgacaGCCCAACTAAACTTATATAAAACCACCTCTATTAACTATACATACGCTCTCTTGACAAGCAGCTGCCAGTCCtaatttctttcaagaaatataGGCTTTTCCCAGTAATGGCTATTCTGTTCTCCTGTGAGAGACAAAcgataaatatttagaaatattaataacCCAAAAACTATATAAACAGCAAGTAAGACAGAGCCAGGGCACATAcattatcatatacagtacacaaagGTTATAAGAACGTTCAATTTTAAAAAGATCAGTACAAGAAAGCTGTTAAACAATATCAAAGTaacttaatttcataaaaacaaaactactgtaaaatgttcaTACAAATCTATTACTCATGTTCATACAAATCTATTACTCATATTAGCCCTTTTGCATGCCACAAAATCATCCCAAATGCTTCTGTCcctcttacaaaaaaataaacaatcagcTGGCAGCACTGTACATAAGTAGGCAGATATCCCATGTCTTAAGCATAACCACTGTTATTCATACCATTTGATCCATGAGCTGCAAGATATCAGCATGGTTGAGAGAAAGGACCTTGCATTAGCAGTAGGGGAttagtatgaaaaaattaaaatttgcaaaaaattacTCTTCAGGTTGAAATTTCACTAAAAATCTATCAACCGACATTTGTTTTCACGTCTTTTCAGCATGACTCTAAAGTGGGAAACTGTTGTATCTGTATGGTGCAAAAGTCCTTTCCATCCAGCTCACCTAGTGACAGTTCCTCAGCTACCACCTGTTGCTGCTCCCTCTCAATCTCCTGCAGCTCCTCGGTGGTAAGCGCTTTTCTGTGCTCTGTGACTAACTCTTCCATGTCTTTACCACTAACTTTCAGGCCCAAGGATTTGCCAAGACACACTATATCCTCCACAACTGGGCCAGGATCAGCCTCAAAGCCTTCAAAGTCCCTTTATGTTACAGCTTCTGGCCATAAATCTTTCATGCAGAATTCACGGTCTATGCCTTATCAACAAGTAAGGCAATACaggatattaaaatgatttttccagAACTCTCAGAGGGTCAACTGGGTGTCTGAGGTCACCTGAGAGCAAGTTGTCTGAGGTCACCTGAGAGCACTTCTGGGAGAGTGcctttatatagttttttaaattACTGATGATCTGCTGGACCATGGGCTAGATCAGCAGAGTTAGGGGCAAGAACTTAATGTTATGTAGTTAAATTCCTCTCACAAGTCATCTTGCACATCTGGAGGGTGAGCAGGAGATTGTCTAAATGCAGTTTTGCCTTCAGAAGCAAATTTCTctccagtaaatattttttcatggttgGACCATCAATTTCCTTTATCCATTCCGTGAAAACTCCCTGGTGACCTGGTGACCCAAGCTTTGCTATTTTCCCTCCACAGCACAGGCAACTTGTTTTTTGAACATTGCTCTTTTTTGAAAACATGTGGGTTTTCGCTATGATACAGTGCTAAAGGCTTGAGTGTTAAGTCCCAATCAGTATTCCCACACAACAAAAGAGTTTTCCTGTCCTTTACTGGTTTGTGAACTGGCAATGCCTTTTCCTCACAAGTTATGCAGGCCCTGTTGGGCATTTTACCAATAACCCTGTCTCATTGCAGTTAAATACTCGTTGGGAATAAAACCCTCAGCCATCACGTAGTTTCTAATTTACAAGCAAATTCATCAGCAGCATTTTTGTTGGCACTTGCTGCCTCTCCATGTCTCACCATACTGTGTATGCCAGTTCCCTTTTTAAAGTTATCAAACCAGCCATAGCTGGCTTTAAACACTTTGctaacaacctgggttagacaaaaatggtagcctaactataaggttacagattagtaagtttctgtttttatatagcctataaatTTACGAGTGATCTAAaaaaatctggattaggcaataccctatactaggttaaggGAGGACATTTTAGGAAATATCCTATTATCGGTCTAAGCAGTAGTTTAGTCCAAACAGCCTAGGATTAGGTATAAACAGTATCCTTggtttaataaaatgataaactagTTTTTACGACTCAGTAGCCTATCTGTGAGGTTACATATTAGTAGGGTTCTTATGTAGcttatatccttaaaggtgacaGAAACCTAgaccaggcagtagcctaaccagattaagtaggaaccccttttttAAGGAAATATCCTACTATTACCCTAAAAACGGTAGttcaaattaaataaagcagtcaccgaatatcagataaaagggtagtctcaGCCAGATAAAACAGCAAACTAGATTGTAAGAGggttaaatgttttaaataagcCTACAATAGGCAGTAGCCCAGCTTAGGTCAAGCAAGAACCCTCTAAGCATTCCTCTATTCCTAGCCTAATGTAGATTATGCTAGAAGCATTAACATAAGCCATATAAAACAATAGCTTGGATTAGTTAAAATTAGTTTATAGTAGTTAGTCTGAATGGCTTGACAtattaaatttcacatagcccttgcaaaaggactaacagtgtttaagtaatacagccatatacagtaCTGGTGTCAAAACTAACCTAAATCTTggagggtttaagttaacatatgtgtttaataaaatatattacagctaCAGACTTGTAATCAAATTAGCCTGTAATATTGAATATACTACCTATATAAGGGACTACAGACAATTAGTACTaactagtttctaataacaacttgttatatatcactacagggccgcgattatgcaggaccctcagctcaagtgttcggCGGCAAGTTGCTCGGTTcattttttgccagtgggtatggcccataccacctgccatgggCATAGTCCTTGTAAGAAGCAAGGAAAATCTGGTTGGTCCCCAgttatgtgcaaaatttgtagtatgctcctgacagcaagttttaaggatgaaacagctcattttaagctgtctcaatgggtcctagggttcagtaggggtgaggaagggggatattatatctttccggcagaactctggcagcagatatttaaccatTTCTTagaacaagatctatgtttgggccaaaatcCAGTAACATCAatccccagtacctcccaggttaaccctgcagAGGATGCAGAGAAATCTTTACAAGGGGATGACATTCTTACTAATGAACATGAAGTGggcattgccactgaaatggccctgctgaacccagaaggatcagggacacaaatttcagctaaccatgggagaaaccttccagaagggaTTCtatccccatgcagctatcagatgctGAAGAAGATCCTTCCCCCCAAAAGAatgctaggatccacctaaccccgactgaaatgactacattttcggAGGGGTTTAGTAACTTACCCAGGAATTCTGCCCCTTGGTGAACAGGCAGTCACACTTCAGTGGTTGAAACTCAGATTGCACAAATTCCCCAAAAGGGAcacacagtttgcagcatttgatcaattctgtaaggaaattatgagtaacatcaatCCCATGTACACCTCAAAGTGTAGaagtactgcatcctgtaactgaaaagtgagagtggatgcaaattctgcccaaacaaggtctaatatTAGAATTCTGACTGCAAACAACAAAATGGCCACTTTGGACTAAAAAACTtaagatcaaaacataataggggcttcAATACtctcccctgatgatactgataatccttggcgagacgcctcaatgtgcatttCCTCTCCCGATGGTACGTATCTAACtaacaagagaaaaactatgatggaagttgtacatgtagagtttagagacagggcaaCATTCCCTAATagagaatggcacctggtaccaccttcaccagacatggagaaaccactaaaagaaacagTTCTCTTACCTGTGCTTATGgaattaaaagctatagaagacaccctttaccaggtcaatggaAAATGGacctctacttccattttgaataagacccaagttgctcaccaagcaGCCCCAGCCTTCttccccttcactttcaaaataattaattgtgtgaagacagattttcagaactCTGTGGTGACTtgaaaacaagagacaatggcagcattaaaaaaatttgccATGGTCATCACAGTGTCGAAAAATTCCACTAAGGAATGGGCAACGCTTCAACTCCCTGTTGAAatgaaaaagctccctttagatatagctactcaCCAGTTTGGGAttcctatgagaagaatctcagaggggacagcctcgacagaatttcatgctaggttCCTTAGTATTATGACCTTTACCACCTTGCTGTTAGTTGCCActaaaaggcttccagaagattccagaacaatttttgctgttgggaAGCACTGtatgacttcctagaatggcacataaaagcgcgaatggaaacactggaggactccaacaagtcactccccAATATGACTTCATTATTACATCTAACcgcttctgtaaggacctgtttaaggagtctgttgtggctcaacctAACAAGCAAGCCTGCCAAgagaattgtacagtgtatgcttttctggggaaaggggaattctgGAAACATAAAACCCaaaacttccctttacccaacccaaaaaaggCTTGCtatgatcaaaaatcatataagccttcagtcacccccaaaagttttcctaaaaaacaggtaggtggtcaaaGGGACAACTCCCTATAAAGGGACAACAACAATAGCAAGGctatccttttcacaaggtccaaaaaccttcttatatgggaaaaggaaaagcaacacctagAATGCttatcaagggcaaaggcagaggaacaGGCGGctaccaataggaattgtatggtcgGGGGTCAGTTTTGACAacaccacaggcaatggaagtctCCCCCTTGGGGCAGCATTATTTTCAATGGAATGGGCTGGGGTGAAAAAAGTCTCATCCTccctcctttaaaggggttcttccaAAAAATCAGACCCCTTTCTGGAAGATTACATtcagaaggccctgttaaagggagccatagagaaacatgcatatattcatcaccaagcacgtctcttcagtgtccccaaaaggATTCCTCCAACAGAAGAGTGATCATcaacctatcaacattgaacaaggacattgtttgccaaaatttTTGGATGACTACCAATGCCCAAGTACGTTCAATTATTCCAAATGGGACTTGGAcagcttctatagatctgaaaaaTGCATACTGGCATGTCCCCATTGCAGTTCCCTTCGGCTCCTTTGtagggttccggatagggaaagatatgTAAAAGTTCAAAGTCATTCCCTTTGGAATAAACATTGCccaaagaatttttacaaaattagcaccGGTAGTTGTTCAagaactcagacaagaaggaatacaactaataaacTACCTAGACGACTGCTTAATCGGGGggacccacaagaaaagagtgcttgaaaaacctaataGCAgtagtcaacagactccagtcaaaaggttttataataaaaaattggaACAAATCCCGCCTTACGCCCAGCAGGCGCTTTCAGTGCCTGAGACTgagttgggatactcttcacagctTGTTGTCCCTCCCCATCAATACTCaaaatagaataagaaaagacCTCCAAACGTTCCTtacacagcccagagtttccagatggcaattagaacatatgatgggcctgcagcagtttgcatcagtaatggATTGAATACTCATATTGCAAccaaaaaatgtgaacaaattctggctatcaagtgcaagaaaaaagatgtgagaccaacctcatcaaaagaataCAAAAAGTTGAGATATTTCGGCCTTGGAcccagaaggaatctctggcgaaacatgTCACCCTGACTCCTATGTCTGTTTGAGTGACGATATACACAGATGCCTCCTTGAGGAGATGGTCACCTACTTTAAGGAATTGTcttatcaatttcctggagctaaTGGCTGTCTTTTTTGTCTcacaaaaactcaaacctccattAGCCAAGCGTTGTAAAACCGAAACGCTGTTAAACAATGCCGCCAATAAGCAGGGACTGTCTGTACATacattattaacattctttttatgtgattttgtagtttttactgatttgtgtatttttaaggCTTTGACATTTCTGCTATCTGACAAAGTTGCATAAACTCATatatgtcaatttcttttttcccTATTATTTAAGAAAACTGCTGTAAAGATAAAATGTCACAAAATGAAACAATGTAACCATAGGATTGTTGTAATGCCAGTACATCATCAAAGGCTGTTATCAAGGTTTCTTGTGTACCAATGACAGAAAACCAAATCCAGGTGTTACTTGCCTATGAAGGATAAAATGATTACCTTCAATCTCTGACTGCCTTTATCATCCTCCCTAAGTCTGCTGCCAACAACCCCAGTTCACCCAATAACCTCTCTCCATTTTGCCATTATAATTCAATCCTAGTTAGATATGTTTACCAAGCATTTATATTGCTGTAGTAGTACTAGCTTAAGTTTGCAAACAAATTAAACTTCAAAACAGATTCTCAAGACCTCACCTATTTATAAGTCTCGGACTGTCTAAACAGTTGCTCCATCTACTTGTGTTATGGCATAAGTAAAATTATGGGAGTTTGTATTTCTGGTTACTGTATACTATACTTTATAAACACATGTAACAGCATGTTCTTTTTAATAACCAAAAAGTTAAAAGCCTTGAAAAACTGGAATTGTAAATAATCTTACCTTTCTGTAGAATTCTGTCGCGTTGTGATAGGTGTTGAAGATGAGgtttttctttcctaaaataaaaaaatgagaggtaTCAGAATATTTCCAAATTTTGTTCTTGAACACATGACTACCATATCAAATACTGTATCAAGACTAAAAATGGAAGCAATGATAACATTCAATATCAATGACTATTGTAATTACTTAACTGGGAGATATTATAGCTTGTTATACAGTAGTGAACAATCATAAACTGGAGTACAGAACTGAAATGGAATATGCACAGGGAGTATGAAGATTATCAATTTTACACATTTGACTAACCTTTAGGACGGTGATCGGAGCGACAGGTGGTTCACTCAGCTGTGGAGTTGTTGAAGTATTGGCTAATTTCATGCATTCTTCTAAAGTGACAATAAAATTATCACAGGTAGCTGAGAGCAATGTAGTAGATTCATCCAGTTtctgcaaaagtaaaaaataaatatccatgAGCTAATAAACTATTCactcttcattcattttcagtaCACACAGAATAATAAAATCCATATACTATTTTCAGTAAACAAATTTGCAAAtgcaaacccatcaatcataacTAGCCTTGTTCCTGGAATGGTTCTCAAGTCTCACCAACACAACAAAACTAATCACAGGGACTAAGAAAAGCACTTTCAGTAGTATAGGGCTTGGTATTTATGGatcataaaatcatttaatattttgtatattgccAGGAGGAGGTTAGGATCAGTGGAATACTATATGACAATGGTTTGAGCTCATAATCACTGACTTTCATAAGGGTAAAGTCCTCTCAGGAGACATTCTACTTACCCTCTCTCTGCCAGAAGGATATGGTATTTCTGAAGATTCCTGAACACCCACCTAATACGTGGAGTTCCCAAGGATCCCTCCAGAATCACATTTCTAAACAAAAAGAACATACAGTAATCCTCAGATTCACAAACTTAGTCCCCGTCAATACTTCATGGATTTTCCTCAGCAGAGAGGAGTGttgccctccccttcccttacaatATACAAAGCTGGAACGGACATGGAAGCCATGACCTCGTGATTTGTCAATACTGTACATAACTGGTTTTTGGCTCTTAGCTTCAGAATGGAATAGGAAGCAATGATTAGTCCTTGGAATATACGATCTTGACTAACTGCCTGTAAAACTTGCTGTGACTTACAAAAAGTAAGGACTAGCCATGACGGAGCCTGTTGTGAAAATATGAGCCTTAAGGCAGGTCCACACGCTCCGTTTTGCACAACAATTTGTCTGCGCAGTCTTAAGACGGAATGAAAACCTTACAATTTTATTGCGTCTACACGGTACCATGATGTTTGCACGAGTTTCGCTCAGTTTTGTCAACATCGTCATGGAGGAGGTACTCCTTCTGTCAATTTTGACGTGTtgtgttgtgaaaaaaaaaaaaagattggaacGTCTCAGAAGCACCCGGCGTTCAAAGTGGTCGCGAAAGTGGCTTTTGAAAAGGTAAAATTTCTCCCATATTAAATTACTGCGTGAACTACGTGATGAGCCTAATGATTGACGCAATTACTTGCGAATGGACATAGAAACATATACTTATTTATTGGAACTAGTGACACCCcatatcattaaagaaaatacgTGTATGAGAACAGCAATTTCACCACATGAAAGGCTAACAGCAACGTTACGATTTTTGGCAACTGGCAGATGTTACAAAGACCTTGAATTCACAACAATCATCTCGAAACAAGCATTAAGTACAATTATTCCCGAAACATGTGAAGCTATCTACAAGGTGCTGAGGAATGAATATTTGAAGGTAAGTTATAATGCTATTgtctagaaaaattttttttatttttacatgaacctgaaaagtaaatataagagTTGCACAAAAGATAGgccaaatttaataaaatgactTTCAAGTAGCTCAGATTGATTTAAATGTTGACATGTAGTTTGCAAGGGAAGAGTGGGTCACATCTTGATGGGCGTCTGTTTGTCGATCTTGTTCACCTTCCTGTGGGCTGATGCTTTTAACTGGCATAATTTGCCCAGTTGTTGCATACCCTTGAGTGGGCAAATGCTGTTCAGGGACGTAGTTATGTTCTACAGGCTGCGGCTGCTGCAAGATGGAGTGGTACTGTGCAACTGTTGATGGAAGAGTATGTGGCATTCTAAATTGTTGGGGCATATTCTGTTGACACCAGTTCCTTTCATTCACGAATCCAAAATTATCTTGTCGCTGGCTTGTGATATCAACAATTTTAAAGTTTCTCGTAAGCGTGCCCAACTCTGCTTCAAATAACACGTCGGAAATTAGTTTTTGAGCGATTGCATTTTGGGATTTAGCGACGCCTCGGAGTTTATTTGCCACATGCATTCCAAATAACGTAAAAGCATCATCTGCCTGTAACGACTCCAGTCTCCTTCCTACCAGCCTCATAACTTCAGTTGTGTCATCTTCATTTGGAAATCCCTTTCTCTTACGAACTGAAGAGTTAGATCTTGAAGAATTACGTGACAATACCTTGCTACTATGGCCACTTGACTCTTCGGATATAGGAGTAGCAGTTGCTTCGCTGTGTTCACTGTCAGTAGCATCTTCATGAACATCCTCTTCCGcct
The genomic region above belongs to Macrobrachium rosenbergii isolate ZJJX-2024 chromosome 18, ASM4041242v1, whole genome shotgun sequence and contains:
- the LOC136848059 gene encoding uncharacterized protein isoform X1 encodes the protein MEGILYKWTNYWNGWQPRWFVLDQGVLAYYKSQDEVNQGSKGSVKLSACEILVHPTDTMRVDIVIPYEQHFYLKAPSPHERHAWLVALGSAKAGIPPAIPQTKIEKEQERDTVKAKKSELRLTCDLLMKQVYSVKTAANNPDGPDLEAEEDVHEDATDSEHSEATATPISEESSGHSSKVLSRNSSRSNSSVRKRKGFPNEDDTTEVMRLVGRRLESLQADDAFTLFGMHVANKLRGVAKSQNAIAQKLISDVLFEAELGTLTRNFKIVDITSQRQDNFGFVNERNWCQQNMPQQFRMPHTLPSTVAQYHSILQQPQPVEHNYVPEQHLPTQGYATTGQIMPVKSISPQEGEQDRQTDAHQDVTHSSLANYMSTFKSI
- the LOC136848059 gene encoding uncharacterized protein isoform X3 — protein: MADLRQCSREFLTEFIALYESFPCIWRVKSKDYSDRDKKGKAYESLVEKFKEIDKNANRDMVVKKRKSLRSVYRKELAKVNDLNRSGAGEEEIYKPSLWYFNLLHFLNDHETSRHSRNTMDEIQETAVDEPPEQAEEDVHEDATDSEHSEATATPISEESSGHSSKVLSRNSSRSNSSVRKRKGFPNEDDTTEVMRLVGRRLESLQADDAFTLFGMHVANKLRGVAKSQNAIAQKLISDVLFEAELGTLTRNFKIVDITSQRQDNFGFVNERNWCQQNMPQQFRMPHTLPSTVAQYHSILQQPQPVEHNYVPEQHLPTQGYATTGQIMPVKSISPQEGEQDRQTDAHQDVTHSSLANYMSTFKSI
- the LOC136848059 gene encoding uncharacterized protein isoform X2, translating into MWQDERHENMMLEGWQPRWFVLDQGVLAYYKSQDEVNQGSKGSVKLSACEILVHPTDTMRVDIVIPYEQHFYLKAPSPHERHAWLVALGSAKAGIPPAIPQTKIEKEQERDTVKAKKSELRLTCDLLMKQVYSVKTAANNPDGPDLEAEEDVHEDATDSEHSEATATPISEESSGHSSKVLSRNSSRSNSSVRKRKGFPNEDDTTEVMRLVGRRLESLQADDAFTLFGMHVANKLRGVAKSQNAIAQKLISDVLFEAELGTLTRNFKIVDITSQRQDNFGFVNERNWCQQNMPQQFRMPHTLPSTVAQYHSILQQPQPVEHNYVPEQHLPTQGYATTGQIMPVKSISPQEGEQDRQTDAHQDVTHSSLANYMSTFKSI